One window of the Diospyros lotus cultivar Yz01 chromosome 12, ASM1463336v1, whole genome shotgun sequence genome contains the following:
- the LOC127787669 gene encoding uncharacterized protein LOC127787669, with amino-acid sequence MAPDKQWMNLVNDRLSETYQFGIKEFLRYASKKLGDCEIRCPCVKCNNTYERSHEVVETHITVYGIVQNYTFWYHHGERKGESESESECEGEEDDVLETIGEEEIHGIMRDFFPTLDALNKNKADFGGSSHNVQKEDPNDEAKKFYRLLTNLEQPLYEGSKSSKLSTIIKLLHIKSLGRWSNESFTMLLQILHDELLPDGSTLPNSYYEAKKIIQDLGLSYKKIDACVNNCMLYWKKDEKSDFCSICGASRWKNDNCNGEIKVGRNGKRKPVKILRYFPLKPRLQRLFMSSKIASFMRWHHDKRVDDGVMRHPADSLQWKSFDEMHENFASEPRNVRLGLASDGFQPFAHSKTSYSIWPVFLIPYNLPPWMCMKDSNFILSMIIPGPKGPGDAIDVYLQPLIEELQELWEVGVETFDASVHQNFKMHAALLWTINDFLAYGNLSGWSTKGKLACPCCNKDAFSMRLNNSRKQCFMRHRRYLPINHKWRIDKKSFDGMTEYGLPPKHLTGQDILDQVKDLEGIILSKDASKKTKVSHDNRRDNWNKKSIFFKLPYWSSLLLQHNLDVMHIEKNICDNVLGTIMNIKGKTKDTVKSRLDLEAMNIRPELHPIQKGDKFVLPAATYTLTHEEKHTFCMFLKQLKVPDGFSSNISHCVSIKEHKISGLKSHDCHVLLQHLLPLALRGLLPKSVCEPLFELSLFFKILGAKTLRVEELEQIESQIATTLCKLEKNFPPSFFDVMVHLPIHLALEAKIA; translated from the coding sequence ATGGCACCCGATAAGCAGTGGATGAATCTTGTTAATGATCGACTAAGTGAAACATATCAGTTTGGCATTAAGGAATTTTTAAGATATgcttcaaaaaagttgggagATTGTGAAATTCGATGTCCATGTGTCAAGTGTAATAACACTTATGAAAGAAGTCATGAAGTGGTTGAAACCCATATAACAGTTTATGGCATAGtccaaaattatacattttggtatcatcATGGAGAAAGGAAAGGTGAATCTGAATCTGAATCTGAATGCGAGGGTGAAGAAGATGATGTATTAGAAACCataggagaggaagagattCATGGGATTATGAGGGACTTCTTTCCTACTTTAGATGCtttgaacaaaaataaagcaGATTTTGGTGGCTCAAGCCATAATGTGCAAAAAGAGGATCCTAATGATGAAGCAAAGAAATTTTATAGGCTATTGACAAATTTGGAGCAACCATTATATGAAGGTTCTAAGAGTTCAAAATTATCTACTATAATCAAGCTATTACATATCAAGAGCCTTGGTCGCTGGAGTAATGAGTCATTTACTATGTTATTACAAATATTACATGATGAATTACTCCCTGATGGTTCGACTTTGCCAAATTCATATTATGAGGCAAAGAAGATTATCCAAGATCTTGGACTCTCGTACAAGAAGATAGATGCATGTGTCAATAATTGTATGTTATATTGGAAGAAAGATGAGAAGTCTGACTTTTGTAGTATATGTGGAGCTTCAAGATGGAAAAATGATAATTGTAATGGAGAAATCAAAGTTGGAAGGAATGGCAAAAGAAAACCCGTAAAAATATTGCGGTACTTCCCTTTAAAGCCTAGGCTTCAAAGGCTATTCATGTCCAGTAAGATAGCGTCCTTTATGAGATGGCACCATGACAAAAGAGTAGATGATGGAGTAATGAGGCATCCAGCTGATTCTTTACAGTGGAAATCTTTTGATGAAATGCATGAAAATTTTGCTTCAGAGCCTCGTAATGTGAGACTTGGTCTTGCAAGTGATGGGTTCCAACCATTTGCACATTCCAAAACTTCATATAGTATTTGGCCAGTATTTCTTATTCCATACAATTTACCTCCTTGGATGTGCATGAAAGACTCTAATTTCATTCTGTCAATGATCATACCGGGTCCTAAGGGACCAGGGGATGCTATTGATGTTTATCTCCAACCTTTAATAGAAGAATTACAAGAGCTGTGGGAAGTAGGAGTTGAAACATTTGATGCATCAGTTCACCAGAATTTCAAGATGCATGCAGCTTTACTATGGACCATTAATGATTTTCTTGCGTATGGAAACTTGTCAGGTTGGAGCACTAAGGGTAAATTAGCTTGTCCTTGTTGTAACAAAGATGCCTTTTCTATGAGGTTAAACAATAGCAGAAAGCAATGTTTCATGCGCCATCGTCGTTATCTTCCAATAAATCACAAATGGCGCATTGACAAGAAATCATTTGATGGCATGACAGAGTATGGATTACCACCAAAACATCTTACTGGTCAGGACATTCTAGATCAGGTGAAAGATCTTGAAGGGATCATTTTATCTAAAGATGCTAGTAAAAAGACCAAAGTCTCACATGATAATAGAAGGGATAATTGGAATAAGAAAAGCATTTTTTTCAAACTTCCATACTGGAGTAGTCTTTTGTTGCAGCATAATTTGGATGTGATGCATATCGAGAAGAACATATGTGATAATGTGCTTGGAACAATTATGAACATTAAAGGGAAGACCAAAGATACTGTTAAGTCTCGTCTTGATTTGGAAGCAATGAATATTAGACCAGAGTTGCACCCAATACAAAAAGGAGATAAGTTTGTGTTGCCAGCTGCTACTTACACATTAACTCATGAAGAAAAGCATACATTTTGTATGTTTTTAAAGCAATTAAAAGTGCCAGATGGGTTTTCATCTAACATTTCACATTGTGTTAGTATTAAAGAACATAAGATTTCAGGtttgaagagtcatgattgtcatgttctccTACAACACTTACTTCCTCTTGCATTACGTGGTCTTCTTCCCAAATCAGTATGTGAACCATTATTTGAattgtctttgtttttcaaaattttgggtgCAAAGACTTTACGGGTGGAGGAGTTGGAGCAAATTGAATCTCAAATTGCCACAACTCTTTGTAAATTGGAAAAGAACTTTCCCCCTTCATTTTTTGATGTGATGGTCCATTTGCCTATTCATTTAGCCCTTGAAGCCAAAATTGCTTGA
- the LOC127813914 gene encoding uncharacterized protein LOC127813914 isoform X1 produces the protein MQKIIAGKRLPSKANKFIAPGALAKGQVHGLKQLKPRRDINGATDLLRGGSSGASSGELTSHRLFVHFGELHYIDNDFQQDCSSFIDILSICGKFLDIYSVGVKIFYGDGKQLNGDADVYAMFNDHKGISDIHVYVEEDKELDVVPFRLPYDYASPEPPKATNLKIQGDLKVNNKIIITGTVIGGAEVASVVQWYKTSTTQLDIQDGLEEISMSSTEKEFLLPVGVVGNYIVAKYTPMTYDGKSGEPVFATLEKVVESEINTQNKKVRGKNQNKKVAGLKSGEKLPIIFYNNRAVGENHQFWSRHLGRVVRDRTICPVRVKAWKEIGENEKNHMWEAIKEKFENPDIELYRDHTLEHMNVLWSNWRSSLNTMYVKPCKTVAEALKNKPQSMDKEDWEWPLTKHFLTEDFQKISSQASQNKAKSSMPHRTGSKPHREIIYEMGGKKGNPPDMGKIFFETRKKNGKLVEPEAEEKYDQILETIQADPTISNIEENVQS, from the exons ATGCAAAAGATCATAGCTGGAAAAAGGTTGCCATCCAAGGCAAACAAGTTTATAGCCCCAGGTGCATTGGCTAAGGGACAAGTTCatggattaaaacaattaaaGCCAAGAAGAGATATAAATGGTGCTACAGATTTGCTAAGAGGAGGTTCAAGTGGTGCTAGTTCAG gtGAACTCACATCCCATCGTCTTTTTGTTCATTTTGGTGAACTACATTATATAGACAATGACTTCCAACAAGATTGTAGCTCCTTCATTGACATTTTAAGTATATGCGGAAAATTCTTGGACATATACTCAGTTGGTGTGAAAATCTTCTATGGGGATGGGAAGCAACTAAATGGGGATGCTGATGTCTATGCTATGTTTAATGACCACAAAGGTATAAGTGACATCCATGTCTATGTTGAggaagataaagaattggatGTTGTCCCTTTTAGACTGCCATATGATTATGCAAGTCCTG AACCTCCAAAGGCAACAAATTTGAAGATACAAGGTGATCTCAaggtaaataataaaataatcattactgGCACTGTTATTGGAGGGGCTGAAGTTGCTAGTGTAGTTCAATGGTATAAAACCTCTACTACACAATTAGATATTCAGGATGGTCTTGAAGAGATCAGCATGTCTAGCACTGAAAAG GAATTCCTATTACCAGTAGGAGTTGTTGGCAATTACATTGTTGCAAAGTATACTCCTATGACTTATGATGGTAAATCAGGTGAACCAGTGTTTGCTACCTTAGAAAAAGTTGTTGAGA GTGAAATTAATACTCAAAACAAGAAAGTTCGAGGAAAAAACCAAAACAAGAAAGTGGCTGGGCTCAAATCTGGGGAAAAGCTtccaattattttctataacaATCGAGCAGTGGGGGAGAACCATCAATTTTGGTCAAGGCACTTGGGAAGAGTTGTGCGTGATCGAACCATTTGTCCTGTACGAGTGAAAGCTTGGAAAGAGAttggagaaaatgaaaaaaatcacaTGTGGGAAGCGATTAAg GAAAAATTTGAGAACCCTGACATAGAGTTGTATCGTGACCACACCTTGGAGCATATGAATGTTTTGTGGTCGAATTGGAGATCAAGTTTAAATACTATGTATGTTAAACCTTGCAAAACTGTAGCTGAGGCTTTGAAAAATAAGCCACAAAGTATGGATAAGGAGGATTGGGAATGGCCTCTAACTAAACACTTTTTAACTGAGGATTTTCAG AAAATAAGCTCTCAAGCCTCTCAAAATAAAGCTAAATCTTCAATGCCTCATCGCACGGGTAGTAAGCCTCATAGAGAAATCATTTATGAAATG GGAGGGAAAAAGGGTAATCCACCTGATATGGGAAAGATCTTTTTTGAAACTCGAAAGAAGAATGGAAAGTTGGTTGAGCCTGAAGCTGAAGAAAAATAT GATCAAATTTTAGAGACCATTCAGGCAGATCCAACAATTTCTAATATTGAG GAAAATGTTCAAAGCTAA
- the LOC127813914 gene encoding uncharacterized protein LOC127813914 isoform X3 produces the protein MQKIIAGKRLPSKANKFIAPGALAKGQVHGLKQLKPRRDINGATDLLRGGSSGASSGELTSHRLFVHFGELHYIDNDFQQDCSSFIDILSICGKFLDIYSVGVKIFYGDGKQLNGDADVYAMFNDHKGISDIHVYVEEDKELDVVPFRLPYDYASPEPPKATNLKIQGDLKVNNKIIITGTVIGGAEVASVVQWYKTSTTQLDIQDGLEEISMSSTEKEFLLPVGVVGNYIVAKYTPMTYDGKSGEPVFATLEKVVESEINTQNKKVRGKNQNKKVAGLKSGEKLPIIFYNNRAVGENHQFWSRHLGRVVRDRTICPVRVKAWKEIGENEKNHMWEAIKKISSQASQNKAKSSMPHRTGSKPHREIIYEMGGKKGNPPDMGKIFFETRKKNGKLVEPEAEEKYDQILETIQADPTISNIEENVQS, from the exons ATGCAAAAGATCATAGCTGGAAAAAGGTTGCCATCCAAGGCAAACAAGTTTATAGCCCCAGGTGCATTGGCTAAGGGACAAGTTCatggattaaaacaattaaaGCCAAGAAGAGATATAAATGGTGCTACAGATTTGCTAAGAGGAGGTTCAAGTGGTGCTAGTTCAG gtGAACTCACATCCCATCGTCTTTTTGTTCATTTTGGTGAACTACATTATATAGACAATGACTTCCAACAAGATTGTAGCTCCTTCATTGACATTTTAAGTATATGCGGAAAATTCTTGGACATATACTCAGTTGGTGTGAAAATCTTCTATGGGGATGGGAAGCAACTAAATGGGGATGCTGATGTCTATGCTATGTTTAATGACCACAAAGGTATAAGTGACATCCATGTCTATGTTGAggaagataaagaattggatGTTGTCCCTTTTAGACTGCCATATGATTATGCAAGTCCTG AACCTCCAAAGGCAACAAATTTGAAGATACAAGGTGATCTCAaggtaaataataaaataatcattactgGCACTGTTATTGGAGGGGCTGAAGTTGCTAGTGTAGTTCAATGGTATAAAACCTCTACTACACAATTAGATATTCAGGATGGTCTTGAAGAGATCAGCATGTCTAGCACTGAAAAG GAATTCCTATTACCAGTAGGAGTTGTTGGCAATTACATTGTTGCAAAGTATACTCCTATGACTTATGATGGTAAATCAGGTGAACCAGTGTTTGCTACCTTAGAAAAAGTTGTTGAGA GTGAAATTAATACTCAAAACAAGAAAGTTCGAGGAAAAAACCAAAACAAGAAAGTGGCTGGGCTCAAATCTGGGGAAAAGCTtccaattattttctataacaATCGAGCAGTGGGGGAGAACCATCAATTTTGGTCAAGGCACTTGGGAAGAGTTGTGCGTGATCGAACCATTTGTCCTGTACGAGTGAAAGCTTGGAAAGAGAttggagaaaatgaaaaaaatcacaTGTGGGAAGCGATTAAg AAAATAAGCTCTCAAGCCTCTCAAAATAAAGCTAAATCTTCAATGCCTCATCGCACGGGTAGTAAGCCTCATAGAGAAATCATTTATGAAATG GGAGGGAAAAAGGGTAATCCACCTGATATGGGAAAGATCTTTTTTGAAACTCGAAAGAAGAATGGAAAGTTGGTTGAGCCTGAAGCTGAAGAAAAATAT GATCAAATTTTAGAGACCATTCAGGCAGATCCAACAATTTCTAATATTGAG GAAAATGTTCAAAGCTAA
- the LOC127813914 gene encoding uncharacterized protein LOC127813914 isoform X2, translating to MQKIIAGKRLPSKANKFIAPGALAKGQVHGLKQLKPRRDINGATDLLRGGSSGASSVGVKIFYGDGKQLNGDADVYAMFNDHKGISDIHVYVEEDKELDVVPFRLPYDYASPEPPKATNLKIQGDLKVNNKIIITGTVIGGAEVASVVQWYKTSTTQLDIQDGLEEISMSSTEKEFLLPVGVVGNYIVAKYTPMTYDGKSGEPVFATLEKVVESEINTQNKKVRGKNQNKKVAGLKSGEKLPIIFYNNRAVGENHQFWSRHLGRVVRDRTICPVRVKAWKEIGENEKNHMWEAIKEKFENPDIELYRDHTLEHMNVLWSNWRSSLNTMYVKPCKTVAEALKNKPQSMDKEDWEWPLTKHFLTEDFQKISSQASQNKAKSSMPHRTGSKPHREIIYEMGGKKGNPPDMGKIFFETRKKNGKLVEPEAEEKYDQILETIQADPTISNIEENVQS from the exons ATGCAAAAGATCATAGCTGGAAAAAGGTTGCCATCCAAGGCAAACAAGTTTATAGCCCCAGGTGCATTGGCTAAGGGACAAGTTCatggattaaaacaattaaaGCCAAGAAGAGATATAAATGGTGCTACAGATTTGCTAAGAGGAGGTTCAAGTGGTGCTAGTTCAG TTGGTGTGAAAATCTTCTATGGGGATGGGAAGCAACTAAATGGGGATGCTGATGTCTATGCTATGTTTAATGACCACAAAGGTATAAGTGACATCCATGTCTATGTTGAggaagataaagaattggatGTTGTCCCTTTTAGACTGCCATATGATTATGCAAGTCCTG AACCTCCAAAGGCAACAAATTTGAAGATACAAGGTGATCTCAaggtaaataataaaataatcattactgGCACTGTTATTGGAGGGGCTGAAGTTGCTAGTGTAGTTCAATGGTATAAAACCTCTACTACACAATTAGATATTCAGGATGGTCTTGAAGAGATCAGCATGTCTAGCACTGAAAAG GAATTCCTATTACCAGTAGGAGTTGTTGGCAATTACATTGTTGCAAAGTATACTCCTATGACTTATGATGGTAAATCAGGTGAACCAGTGTTTGCTACCTTAGAAAAAGTTGTTGAGA GTGAAATTAATACTCAAAACAAGAAAGTTCGAGGAAAAAACCAAAACAAGAAAGTGGCTGGGCTCAAATCTGGGGAAAAGCTtccaattattttctataacaATCGAGCAGTGGGGGAGAACCATCAATTTTGGTCAAGGCACTTGGGAAGAGTTGTGCGTGATCGAACCATTTGTCCTGTACGAGTGAAAGCTTGGAAAGAGAttggagaaaatgaaaaaaatcacaTGTGGGAAGCGATTAAg GAAAAATTTGAGAACCCTGACATAGAGTTGTATCGTGACCACACCTTGGAGCATATGAATGTTTTGTGGTCGAATTGGAGATCAAGTTTAAATACTATGTATGTTAAACCTTGCAAAACTGTAGCTGAGGCTTTGAAAAATAAGCCACAAAGTATGGATAAGGAGGATTGGGAATGGCCTCTAACTAAACACTTTTTAACTGAGGATTTTCAG AAAATAAGCTCTCAAGCCTCTCAAAATAAAGCTAAATCTTCAATGCCTCATCGCACGGGTAGTAAGCCTCATAGAGAAATCATTTATGAAATG GGAGGGAAAAAGGGTAATCCACCTGATATGGGAAAGATCTTTTTTGAAACTCGAAAGAAGAATGGAAAGTTGGTTGAGCCTGAAGCTGAAGAAAAATAT GATCAAATTTTAGAGACCATTCAGGCAGATCCAACAATTTCTAATATTGAG GAAAATGTTCAAAGCTAA